The proteins below come from a single Chryseobacterium nepalense genomic window:
- a CDS encoding Mrp/NBP35 family ATP-binding protein, translated as MLTKDKVQNFLKDIEVDDLVNNLQIMGNEVYIDMTAHSPAMHEKKKLEAAMKQAFASEFGEEVNLKLKIVSPEPSEIQQSQIKGKQIPGIQNIIAIASGKGGVGKSTVSANIAVTLAKMGFKVGLLDADIYGPSVPTMFDTEGQKPISVEIEGKNLMKPIENYGVKMLSIGYFSGANQAVVWRGPMASKALNQMIRDAAWGELDFLLIDLPPGTGDIHLSIIQEVPVTGAVIVSTPQHVALADVRKGIAMFQMESINIPVLGLIENMAYFTPEELPENKYYIFGKQGAQYLAEDLGIPVLGEIPLIQSIREAGDVGRPAALQENSVIAEVYTETARRMVESLVERNKNLPPTEAVKITTMAGCSPKAK; from the coding sequence ATGTTGACGAAAGACAAGGTTCAGAATTTCCTTAAAGATATAGAAGTAGATGATTTGGTAAACAATCTTCAGATCATGGGTAATGAGGTTTATATTGATATGACAGCTCATTCACCGGCCATGCATGAAAAGAAAAAGCTTGAAGCAGCCATGAAACAGGCTTTTGCAAGCGAATTCGGAGAAGAGGTAAACCTGAAACTGAAAATCGTTTCTCCGGAACCGAGTGAAATTCAGCAAAGCCAGATTAAAGGAAAACAGATTCCCGGAATCCAGAATATCATTGCTATTGCTTCAGGAAAAGGAGGGGTAGGAAAGTCTACCGTTTCTGCGAACATAGCGGTAACACTGGCAAAAATGGGTTTCAAAGTAGGATTGCTGGATGCTGATATTTACGGTCCATCTGTTCCTACGATGTTTGATACGGAAGGGCAAAAACCGATTTCTGTAGAAATTGAAGGCAAAAATCTAATGAAACCGATCGAGAACTATGGTGTAAAAATGCTTTCTATAGGATACTTTTCAGGAGCAAATCAGGCGGTAGTTTGGAGAGGTCCGATGGCTTCAAAGGCATTAAACCAGATGATCAGAGATGCAGCGTGGGGAGAACTTGATTTTTTATTAATTGACCTTCCTCCGGGAACCGGAGACATTCACCTGTCTATTATCCAGGAAGTGCCTGTAACGGGTGCCGTGATTGTGAGCACACCGCAGCATGTAGCTTTGGCAGACGTAAGAAAAGGTATTGCAATGTTCCAAATGGAAAGTATTAATATTCCAGTTCTTGGATTAATCGAAAATATGGCGTACTTTACACCGGAAGAATTGCCTGAAAATAAATATTATATTTTTGGAAAACAAGGCGCTCAGTATCTTGCAGAAGATCTTGGTATTCCTGTACTGGGGGAAATTCCTTTGATTCAGAGCATCAGGGAAGCTGGAGATGTAGGAAGACCGGCAGCATTGCAGGAAAATTCTGTAATTGCAGAGGTGTATACGGAAACTGCCCGAAGAATGGTGGAAAGCCTTGTAGAAAGAAACAAAAATCTGCCTCCTACGGAAGCGGTTAAGATCACTACGATGGCAGGATGCTCCCCAAAAGCAAAATAA
- a CDS encoding NifU family protein: protein METNITHEDTVTRVLEALESIRPFLNKDGGDIELIDVKDNLVYVKLLGNCSGCSLNFSTLKLGVENTIKQHAPEIEKVVSVE, encoded by the coding sequence ATGGAAACAAATATAACACACGAAGATACAGTAACAAGGGTATTGGAAGCTTTGGAAAGTATCCGTCCGTTTCTCAATAAAGACGGAGGGGATATCGAGCTTATCGATGTGAAGGATAATCTGGTTTATGTAAAACTTTTAGGAAACTGTTCCGGATGTTCGTTAAATTTTTCTACCCTGAAACTGGGTGTTGAGAACACGATTAAGCAGCATGCTCCGGAGATAGAAAAAGTTGTAAGCGTAGAATAA